The Clarias gariepinus isolate MV-2021 ecotype Netherlands chromosome 4, CGAR_prim_01v2, whole genome shotgun sequence genome window below encodes:
- the cblc gene encoding E3 ubiquitin-protein ligase CBL-C isoform X1, with protein MAGSFMGFVRSFDPDSSSSESQPLTSADLKLLNKVLKRLQKLHRLCTDQRLGLKNSPPYLPELVRETVNLLSDIWAPYRGSLSAVPRGDEGEYLRIHVQHLLDKTDRAILLFKEGKEKIFEEKSNYRRNLTKLSLLFSHMLWELRAVFPGGQFQGDNYNLTKTEAREFWRKIFGQKCIVKWNIFKQHLKNVHNFEEGMEAMALKSTVDLTCNDHVSIFEFDIFTRLFQPWSTLLRNWNHLAVTHPGYMAFLTYDQVQARLEHHKHRPGSYIFRLSCTRMGQWAIGYVTSDCSILQTIPENMPLYQVLIQGFRQGCYLYPDGRDVNPDLSTLCTSSQKGHIKVTAEQYELYCEMGSTFQLCKICTEREKDTRIQPCGHLLCRPCLNGWQKSNAHTCPYCRCEIEGTECILIEPYRPTRDRMLGRKEEDEDDEDDDDDDDDDDDDDDDEDHEDVELVMKKLAAMKRASQEEYQVPSSSLVPPPLPPKHNNTMSSPCPSPKPYVYPRVRDRLFKGHTNSVPPSENHLNQFEETSDRQLQYETEQSCTSLSQTGRRGVAPWSLPSHSSKKKKDKRRKEVEDRNDLETELPEERQSQKSSQRQRQLSSLTFLKDFTMETNITKD; from the exons ATGGCTGGAAGTTTTATGGGATTTGTCCGAAGTTTCGACCCCGATTCATCTAGCTCTGAATCTCAGCCACTAACAAGCGCAGACCTTAAACTCCTTAACAAGGTTCTAAAAAGACTACAAAAATTGCACAGGCTGTGCACTGATCAACGGCTAGGTCTAAAGAATAGCCCTCCATATCTCCCCGAGCTGGTGAGGGAAACGGTAAACCTCCTCAGTGACATCTGGGCTCCTTATAGAGGCTCACTATCAGCCGTGCCACGAGGGGATGAGGGAGAGTACCTGAGGATCCATGTGCAACACTTGCTGGATAAGACAGACAGGGCCATCCTGCTGTTCAAAGAGGGCAAAGAGAAGATATTTGAAGAAAAGTCAAACTACAG GAGAAACTTGACAAAGCTGTCTTTGCTGTTTAGTCATATGCTTTGGGAACTACGGGCTGTATTTCCAGGAGGCCAATTTCAGGGAGATAACTACAACCTAACCAAGACAGAGGCAAGAGAGTTCTGGAGGAAGATATTTGGACAGAA GTGCATAGTTAAGTGGAATATATTTAAACAGCATTTGAAAAATGTTCACAACTTTGAGGAGGGAATGGAGGCCATGGCTCTAAAGTCAACAGTTGACCTGACTTGTAATGATCACGTTTCTATCTTCGAGTTTGACATCTTCACCAGACTATTTCAG ccATGGTCTACACTGCTGAGGAATTGGAATCATTTAGCAGTGACACACCCAGGGTACATGGCCTTTCTCACTTACGACCAAGTACAAGCCAGACTGGAACACCATAAGCATCGTCCCGGCAG CTACATCTTTCGTCTCAGCTGCACCAGGATGGGCCAGTGGGCAATCGGTTATGTGACCTCTGATTGCAGCATTCTACAAACCATTCCAGAAAATATGCCATTATATCAAGTTCTAATACAAGGCTTCAGACAGGGATG ctaCCTGTATCCAGATGGACGTGATGTGAATCCTGATCTCTCAACTTTGTGTACTTCATCTCAGAAGGGTCACATCAAAGTCACAGCG GAGCAATATGAGTTATATTGTGAAATGGGCAGCACATTTCAGCTGTGTAAAATatgtacagagagagaaaaggacaCTCGCATTCAGCCCTGTGGACATCTGCTTTGCCGGCCCTGTCTCAACGGCTGGCAG AAGTCAAATGCGCACACCTGCCCTTACTGCCGTTGTGAAATTGAAGGGACAGAGTGCATTCTCATCGAGCCTTATCGGCCCACAAGAGACAGAATGCttggaagaaaagaagaagatgagGACGATGAGGACGATGACGACGACGATGACGACGACGATGACGATGATGACGATGAAGATCATGAAGATGTAGAACTAGTTATGAAAAAACTGGCTGCCATGAAAAGG GCATCACAAGAGGAGTATCAGGTTCCTAGTTCCAGTTTAGTACCTCCTCCACTTCCACcaaaacacaataacacaatgtCCTCCCCATGCCCGTCTCCCAAACCATACGTCTATCCTCGTGTCAGAGACAGGCTATTTAAAGGTCACACCAACTCA GTGCCACCGTCAGAAAACCATCTAAATCAATTTGAGGAAACCTCAGACAG GCAGCTACAATATGAGACAGAGCAGAGCTGTACATCACTCTCCCAGACGGGCAGAAGAG gtGTAGCCCCATGGTCTTTGCCTTCACATTCaagtaaaaagaagaaagataAAAGAAGGAAGGAGGTAGAAGACAGGAACGATTTGGAAACAGAGTTGCCAGAAGAAAGACAAAGTCAAAAAAGCtctcagagacagagacagctCTCATCTTTAACCTTCCTTAAGGATTTTACCATGGaaacaaatataacaaaagACTGA
- the cblc gene encoding E3 ubiquitin-protein ligase CBL-C isoform X2 codes for MFMDNNCLERSTFRCALLLNIRTSHMLWELRAVFPGGQFQGDNYNLTKTEAREFWRKIFGQKCIVKWNIFKQHLKNVHNFEEGMEAMALKSTVDLTCNDHVSIFEFDIFTRLFQPWSTLLRNWNHLAVTHPGYMAFLTYDQVQARLEHHKHRPGSYIFRLSCTRMGQWAIGYVTSDCSILQTIPENMPLYQVLIQGFRQGCYLYPDGRDVNPDLSTLCTSSQKGHIKVTAEQYELYCEMGSTFQLCKICTEREKDTRIQPCGHLLCRPCLNGWQKSNAHTCPYCRCEIEGTECILIEPYRPTRDRMLGRKEEDEDDEDDDDDDDDDDDDDDDEDHEDVELVMKKLAAMKRASQEEYQVPSSSLVPPPLPPKHNNTMSSPCPSPKPYVYPRVRDRLFKGHTNSVPPSENHLNQFEETSDRQLQYETEQSCTSLSQTGRRGVAPWSLPSHSSKKKKDKRRKEVEDRNDLETELPEERQSQKSSQRQRQLSSLTFLKDFTMETNITKD; via the exons ATGTTTATGGATAACAATTGTCTTGAGAGGAGCACGTTCAGATGTGCTTTATTATTGAATATAAGAACAAG TCATATGCTTTGGGAACTACGGGCTGTATTTCCAGGAGGCCAATTTCAGGGAGATAACTACAACCTAACCAAGACAGAGGCAAGAGAGTTCTGGAGGAAGATATTTGGACAGAA GTGCATAGTTAAGTGGAATATATTTAAACAGCATTTGAAAAATGTTCACAACTTTGAGGAGGGAATGGAGGCCATGGCTCTAAAGTCAACAGTTGACCTGACTTGTAATGATCACGTTTCTATCTTCGAGTTTGACATCTTCACCAGACTATTTCAG ccATGGTCTACACTGCTGAGGAATTGGAATCATTTAGCAGTGACACACCCAGGGTACATGGCCTTTCTCACTTACGACCAAGTACAAGCCAGACTGGAACACCATAAGCATCGTCCCGGCAG CTACATCTTTCGTCTCAGCTGCACCAGGATGGGCCAGTGGGCAATCGGTTATGTGACCTCTGATTGCAGCATTCTACAAACCATTCCAGAAAATATGCCATTATATCAAGTTCTAATACAAGGCTTCAGACAGGGATG ctaCCTGTATCCAGATGGACGTGATGTGAATCCTGATCTCTCAACTTTGTGTACTTCATCTCAGAAGGGTCACATCAAAGTCACAGCG GAGCAATATGAGTTATATTGTGAAATGGGCAGCACATTTCAGCTGTGTAAAATatgtacagagagagaaaaggacaCTCGCATTCAGCCCTGTGGACATCTGCTTTGCCGGCCCTGTCTCAACGGCTGGCAG AAGTCAAATGCGCACACCTGCCCTTACTGCCGTTGTGAAATTGAAGGGACAGAGTGCATTCTCATCGAGCCTTATCGGCCCACAAGAGACAGAATGCttggaagaaaagaagaagatgagGACGATGAGGACGATGACGACGACGATGACGACGACGATGACGATGATGACGATGAAGATCATGAAGATGTAGAACTAGTTATGAAAAAACTGGCTGCCATGAAAAGG GCATCACAAGAGGAGTATCAGGTTCCTAGTTCCAGTTTAGTACCTCCTCCACTTCCACcaaaacacaataacacaatgtCCTCCCCATGCCCGTCTCCCAAACCATACGTCTATCCTCGTGTCAGAGACAGGCTATTTAAAGGTCACACCAACTCA GTGCCACCGTCAGAAAACCATCTAAATCAATTTGAGGAAACCTCAGACAG GCAGCTACAATATGAGACAGAGCAGAGCTGTACATCACTCTCCCAGACGGGCAGAAGAG gtGTAGCCCCATGGTCTTTGCCTTCACATTCaagtaaaaagaagaaagataAAAGAAGGAAGGAGGTAGAAGACAGGAACGATTTGGAAACAGAGTTGCCAGAAGAAAGACAAAGTCAAAAAAGCtctcagagacagagacagctCTCATCTTTAACCTTCCTTAAGGATTTTACCATGGaaacaaatataacaaaagACTGA